A window from Nomascus leucogenys isolate Asia chromosome 24, Asia_NLE_v1, whole genome shotgun sequence encodes these proteins:
- the THAP3 gene encoding THAP domain-containing protein 3 isoform X1 has protein sequence MPKSCAARQCCNRYSSRRKQLTFHRFPFSRPELLKEWVLNIGRGNFKPKQHTVICSEHFRPECFSAFGNRKNLKHNAVPTVFAFQDPTQQVRENTDPASERGNASSSQKEKVLSEAGAREDSPGRNMDTALEELQLPPNAEGPVKQVRLSAKVVCGWTQDDLLQARWEPVSTHRETCVAEAGCAAWVSELPKFSTMVWAHLDFGTAARSVQLPWGCAGCVSGGLLTMAHLLLVMQLSFLTPLSSGLTTEAASNRGCWPADWPCRPEKAPQQAAI, from the exons GTTTCCGTTCAGCCGCCCGGAGCTGCTGAAGGAATGGGTGCTGAACATCGGCCGGGGCAACTTCAAGCCCAAGCAGCACACGGTCATCTGCTCCGAGCACTTCCGGCCAGAGTGCTTCAGCGCCTTTGGAAACCGCAAGAACCTGAAGCACAATGCCGTGCCCACGGTGTTCGCCTTTCAGGACCCCACACAG CAGGTGAGGGAGAACACAGACCCTGCCAGTGAGAGAGGAAATGCCAGCTCTTCTCAGAAAGAAAAG GTCCTCTCTGAGGCGGGGGCCAGAGAGGACAGTCCTGGGAGAAACATGGACACTGCACTTGAAGAGCTTCAGTTGCCCCCAAATGCCGAAGGCCCAGTAAAACAGGTAAGACTGAGTGCAAAGGTGGTCTGTGGTTGGACACAAGATGACTTGCTCCAAGCAAGATGGGAACCAGTGAGCACTCACCGTGAGACCTGTGTGGCCGAGGCAGGGTGTGCAGCCTGGGTTTCAGAGCTCCCCAAATTCTCCACCATGGTGTGGGCACATCTGGATTTTGGGACAGCAGCCAGGAGCGTCCAGCTGCCCTGGGGTTGTGCTGGGTGCGTGTCTGGTGGCCTGCTCACCATGGCCCACCTCCTGCTGGTGATGCAGCTCTCATTTCTCACTCCCCTGTCCTCAGGTCTCACCACGGAGGCCGCAAGCAACAGAGGCTGTTGGCCGGCCGACTGGCCTTGCAGGCCTGAGAAGGCCCCCCAACAAGCAGCCATCTGA
- the THAP3 gene encoding THAP domain-containing protein 3 isoform X2, translating into MPKSCAARQCCNRYSSRRKQLTFHRFPFSRPELLKEWVLNIGRGNFKPKQHTVICSEHFRPECFSAFGNRKNLKHNAVPTVFAFQDPTQVRENTDPASERGNASSSQKEKVLSEAGAREDSPGRNMDTALEELQLPPNAEGPVKQVRLSAKVVCGWTQDDLLQARWEPVSTHRETCVAEAGCAAWVSELPKFSTMVWAHLDFGTAARSVQLPWGCAGCVSGGLLTMAHLLLVMQLSFLTPLSSGLTTEAASNRGCWPADWPCRPEKAPQQAAI; encoded by the exons GTTTCCGTTCAGCCGCCCGGAGCTGCTGAAGGAATGGGTGCTGAACATCGGCCGGGGCAACTTCAAGCCCAAGCAGCACACGGTCATCTGCTCCGAGCACTTCCGGCCAGAGTGCTTCAGCGCCTTTGGAAACCGCAAGAACCTGAAGCACAATGCCGTGCCCACGGTGTTCGCCTTTCAGGACCCCACACAG GTGAGGGAGAACACAGACCCTGCCAGTGAGAGAGGAAATGCCAGCTCTTCTCAGAAAGAAAAG GTCCTCTCTGAGGCGGGGGCCAGAGAGGACAGTCCTGGGAGAAACATGGACACTGCACTTGAAGAGCTTCAGTTGCCCCCAAATGCCGAAGGCCCAGTAAAACAGGTAAGACTGAGTGCAAAGGTGGTCTGTGGTTGGACACAAGATGACTTGCTCCAAGCAAGATGGGAACCAGTGAGCACTCACCGTGAGACCTGTGTGGCCGAGGCAGGGTGTGCAGCCTGGGTTTCAGAGCTCCCCAAATTCTCCACCATGGTGTGGGCACATCTGGATTTTGGGACAGCAGCCAGGAGCGTCCAGCTGCCCTGGGGTTGTGCTGGGTGCGTGTCTGGTGGCCTGCTCACCATGGCCCACCTCCTGCTGGTGATGCAGCTCTCATTTCTCACTCCCCTGTCCTCAGGTCTCACCACGGAGGCCGCAAGCAACAGAGGCTGTTGGCCGGCCGACTGGCCTTGCAGGCCTGAGAAGGCCCCCCAACAAGCAGCCATCTGA
- the THAP3 gene encoding THAP domain-containing protein 3 isoform X3, which yields MPKSCAARQCCNRYSSRRKQLTFHRFPFSRPELLKEWVLNIGRGNFKPKQHTVICSEHFRPECFSAFGNRKNLKHNAVPTVFAFQDPTQQVRENTDPASERGNASSSQKEKVLSEAGAREDSPGRNMDTALEELQLPPNAEGPVKQVSPRRPQATEAVGRPTGLAGLRRPPNKQPSDHSYALLDLDSLKKKLFLTLKENEKLRKRLQAQRLVMRRMCSRLRACKGHRGLQARLGPEQQS from the exons GTTTCCGTTCAGCCGCCCGGAGCTGCTGAAGGAATGGGTGCTGAACATCGGCCGGGGCAACTTCAAGCCCAAGCAGCACACGGTCATCTGCTCCGAGCACTTCCGGCCAGAGTGCTTCAGCGCCTTTGGAAACCGCAAGAACCTGAAGCACAATGCCGTGCCCACGGTGTTCGCCTTTCAGGACCCCACACAG CAGGTGAGGGAGAACACAGACCCTGCCAGTGAGAGAGGAAATGCCAGCTCTTCTCAGAAAGAAAAG GTCCTCTCTGAGGCGGGGGCCAGAGAGGACAGTCCTGGGAGAAACATGGACACTGCACTTGAAGAGCTTCAGTTGCCCCCAAATGCCGAAGGCCCAGTAAAACAG GTCTCACCACGGAGGCCGCAAGCAACAGAGGCTGTTGGCCGGCCGACTGGCCTTGCAGGCCTGAGAAGGCCCCCCAACAAGCAGCCATCTGATCACAGCTATGCCCTTTTGGACTTAGATTCCCTGAAGAAAAAACTCTTCCTCActctgaaggaaaatgaaaagctcCGGAAGCGCTTGCAGGCCCAGAGGCTGGTGATGCGAAGGATGTGCAGCCGCCTCCGTGCCTGCAAAGGGCACCGGGGACTCCAGGCCAGACTTGGGCCAGAGCAGCAGAGCTGA
- the THAP3 gene encoding THAP domain-containing protein 3 isoform X4: protein MPKSCAARQCCNRYSSRRKQLTFHRFPFSRPELLKEWVLNIGRGNFKPKQHTVICSEHFRPECFSAFGNRKNLKHNAVPTVFAFQDPTQVRENTDPASERGNASSSQKEKVLSEAGAREDSPGRNMDTALEELQLPPNAEGPVKQVSPRRPQATEAVGRPTGLAGLRRPPNKQPSDHSYALLDLDSLKKKLFLTLKENEKLRKRLQAQRLVMRRMCSRLRACKGHRGLQARLGPEQQS, encoded by the exons GTTTCCGTTCAGCCGCCCGGAGCTGCTGAAGGAATGGGTGCTGAACATCGGCCGGGGCAACTTCAAGCCCAAGCAGCACACGGTCATCTGCTCCGAGCACTTCCGGCCAGAGTGCTTCAGCGCCTTTGGAAACCGCAAGAACCTGAAGCACAATGCCGTGCCCACGGTGTTCGCCTTTCAGGACCCCACACAG GTGAGGGAGAACACAGACCCTGCCAGTGAGAGAGGAAATGCCAGCTCTTCTCAGAAAGAAAAG GTCCTCTCTGAGGCGGGGGCCAGAGAGGACAGTCCTGGGAGAAACATGGACACTGCACTTGAAGAGCTTCAGTTGCCCCCAAATGCCGAAGGCCCAGTAAAACAG GTCTCACCACGGAGGCCGCAAGCAACAGAGGCTGTTGGCCGGCCGACTGGCCTTGCAGGCCTGAGAAGGCCCCCCAACAAGCAGCCATCTGATCACAGCTATGCCCTTTTGGACTTAGATTCCCTGAAGAAAAAACTCTTCCTCActctgaaggaaaatgaaaagctcCGGAAGCGCTTGCAGGCCCAGAGGCTGGTGATGCGAAGGATGTGCAGCCGCCTCCGTGCCTGCAAAGGGCACCGGGGACTCCAGGCCAGACTTGGGCCAGAGCAGCAGAGCTGA